The Candidatus Woesearchaeota archaeon genomic interval CGCGTACGTACAGTAACAGTATTGTTCTTCTCTTCTTGATCTCCAACAACGAGAATGTAAGGAATCTTTTTGAGTTGATTGTTGCGAATTTTTTTAGGAATGGAATTTGCAGAATCATCAATAGTGACGCGCACATCCCCTAGAATTTCTTTTGCTCTTCTTGCATACTCAATGTGTCTATCAGCAACTGTGCAGATCACTACTTGTTCAGGTGCAAGCCACGTAGGGAATTTTCCCGCATAGTGTTCAACGAGAATGCCAAAGAATCGTTCTAAAGAGCCAAAGATTGCTCTGTGAATCATAATAACTTGGTGTTTTTTACCATCTTCTCCTTCGTACGTTGCTTCAAAGCGTTGAGGAAGAACAAAGTCTAGCTGGATTGTTGCGCATTGCCAGCTTCGTTGCAATGCATCTTTAATGTGAAAGTCTATTTTAGGGCCGTAAAATGCACCATCACCTTCGTTAATGGAGTATTCAACACCAGCATCGTCAAGTGCTGCTTTGAGTTGGGATTCCGCATCTTCCCATACTGCTAAGTCTCCTGCAAAATCGTCAGGTCTTGTGGAGAGTTCAATAGTAAAATCAAAACCAAAAATGTTAACGTAAACATAATTGATGAATTCCATCATGTTCAGGATTTCTTCTTGAATTTGACTGCGTGTTATGAATATGTGTGCGTCATCTTGGCAGAGTTTTCTTACTCTCGTAAGTCCTCCCAGAGTTCCTGAAAGCTCGTTTCTGTGTAATGCTCCAAAATCTGCTAAGCGCAGGGGCAAATCTCTGTATGAGTGAACTTTTTGCTTGTAGATGAGTAAGTGTGATGGGCAATTCATGGGTTTAAGTGCAAAGGTTTGCCCTTCTGCATCAAAAGTAAACATATTCTCCTTGTAATGATCCCAGTGTCCAGAAATTTTCCACAACTCTGCGTTGAAAATATTGGGAGTGATAACTTCTTGATACCCTCTTTTTCGATATTGTTCACGCATAAAGTCTCGTAAAAGGTTGTAAACAATGGTGCCCTTCGGATGAAAAAACGCACATCCAGGACTTAGATCAGAAAAGGAGAACAAATCAAGTTCTTTTCCTAGTTTTCTGTGATCTCGTTTTACTGCTTCTTCAAGCAAGTGTAAGTAGTTTTTCAAATCTTCTTTTGTTGCAAATGCAACACCATAAATACGTTGAAGCTGTTTGTTGTTCGCATCTCCTCTCCAGTAAGCTCCTGCTATCTTGGTAAGTTTAAAGTGACCTAGATGCTTGGTATTTGGAACGTGTGGCCCTCTGCAAAGGTCAATAAACTCTCCTTGTTGATATGCGGATATAGTTTCTCCATCAGGGATCTCGTTGATAATTTCTTGTTTGTAAGGATTGTCGCGAAATAGTTCAAGAGCTTCTTTTTTTGTGAGTTCTCGTCTTGTTACCTCTAGTTTTCGCTTTGCAATCTCTTTCATTCGCTTCTCGATGCGTTGTAAATCGTCAGGAGTTAAGGGATCGTGATCAATGTCATAGTAGAATCCATTTTCAACAACAGGCC includes:
- the thrS gene encoding threonine--tRNA ligase, giving the protein MKITLPDGSVKEYKKGITPLEIAKDISEGLARSVVAAKFNDKLIDLTTPLNQDGALTLLRADSPEGLEVIRHSTAHLLAQAVLELYPSARITIGPVVENGFYYDIDHDPLTPDDLQRIEKRMKEIAKRKLEVTRRELTKKEALELFRDNPYKQEIINEIPDGETISAYQQGEFIDLCRGPHVPNTKHLGHFKLTKIAGAYWRGDANNKQLQRIYGVAFATKEDLKNYLHLLEEAVKRDHRKLGKELDLFSFSDLSPGCAFFHPKGTIVYNLLRDFMREQYRKRGYQEVITPNIFNAELWKISGHWDHYKENMFTFDAEGQTFALKPMNCPSHLLIYKQKVHSYRDLPLRLADFGALHRNELSGTLGGLTRVRKLCQDDAHIFITRSQIQEEILNMMEFINYVYVNIFGFDFTIELSTRPDDFAGDLAVWEDAESQLKAALDDAGVEYSINEGDGAFYGPKIDFHIKDALQRSWQCATIQLDFVLPQRFEATYEGEDGKKHQVIMIHRAIFGSLERFFGILVEHYAGKFPTWLAPEQVVICTVADRHIEYARRAKEILGDVRVTIDDSANSIPKKIRNNQLKKIPYILVVGDQEEKNNTVTVRTRDGVVHGEKDVLQFAKELEEEITQRR